One Cucumis sativus cultivar 9930 chromosome 1, Cucumber_9930_V3, whole genome shotgun sequence DNA segment encodes these proteins:
- the LOC101217378 gene encoding endonuclease 1 precursor, with protein MGKLVFLVVLIFISFLLVLPCAQGWSKEGHILTCEIAQELLIPEAAEAVQDLLPESAGGNLSAMCVWPDQIRLQSKYRWASPLHYANTPDSCSFVYKRDCHNDAGQPDMCVAGAIRNFTTQLTTYRTQGFDSPHNLTEALLFLSHFVGDIHQPLHVGFESDAGGNTIEVRWFRRKSNLHHVWDRDIILEALGDYYDKDGGLLLDELNRNLTQGIWSNDVSEWERCSTVNSCVNRWADESTGLACKWAYEGVEAGITLSEEYYDSRLPIVMERLAQGGVRLAMLLNRVFAEDATRGFAYSS; from the exons GGGAAAATTGGTATTTTTGGTggtgttaatttttatttcattcctTCTAGTCCTGCCTTGTGCTCAAGGATGGAGCAAAGAAGGTCATATCCTAACATGTGAAATTGCACAG GAGCTACTGATTCCAGAGGCAGCAGAGGCAGTTCAAGATCTGTTACCTGAAAGTGCCGGAGGAAATCTATCGGCGATGTGCGTATGGCCGGACCAAATCCGACTCCAGTCTAAGTACCGCTGGGCCAGTCCCCTTCACTACGCCAACACCCCCGACTCTTGTTCTTTCGTCTACAAAA GGGATTGTCATAATGACGCCGGACAGCCGGACATGTGCGTCGCCGGTGCCATTCGAAATTTCACCACTCAGCTCACAACCTACCGAACACAAGGCTTCGACAGTCCTC ATAACTTGACCGAGGCCTTGCTCTTTCTATCGCATTTCGTTGGGGATATTCATCAG CCATTGCATGTGGGGTTCGAGAGTGATGCGGGAGGAAACACCATAGAAGTACGATGGTTCCGTCGTAAATCAAACCTCCATCAC GTGTGGGATAGAGACATTATTCTTGAAGCTCTAGGAGATTATTACGACAAAGACGGTGGCCTTCTCTTAGATGAACTTAACCGGAATTTAACTcag GGAATTTGGAGCAATGACGTTTCGGAATGGGAGCGTTGTTCTACTGTTAATTCATGTGTTAATAg GTGGGCTGATGAGAGTACAGGGTTGGCTTGCAAGTGGGCATATGAAGGAGTTGAAGCTGGTATTACTTTATCAG AGGAATACTACGATTCAAGGTTGCCAATTGTGATGGAACGATTAGCTCAAGGTGGGGTCCGGTTGGCAATGCTCTTGAACCGGGTTTTTGCTGAAGATGCTACACGAGGATTTGCCTATTCATCTTGA